CCTTTGATCGTAATTATACTCTAGCATTTTGACGTTCAGCAAATTTGATAGTAATTGTCATTGAGTGTCAGTTGCACTCTTATTGTGCTTGCTTTATCTTCAAGAACGTATATTGTTGCTTATGTTTAAAGGTGAAAGCATGGTTGTTTACTACTTCTGTTCTTTTCTAAATATATACATGCGTGTTTCTATGTGATTAGCACTTGTTTTAggatatatattattatatataaacattCCACGCAAATAGACGCTTGCAAAGCCCGAAACTTCGAACCTGTTCAGAACCTGCTGTAATTCTGTACCTCGTTCATTTTCTGTAACAGTTTAGGCAAGCAAAAGCCGAAATTGTAACTGCTAGCAAGGTGGCATACCGGTTTTTAGCAGGAGTTGCTTCCAACAATCAGATCAACTCTCCAAACTCCCCTGGCAATACTTCCAACCGAGGAAGTCCTAGACTCCAATCTGCCTGGTTCAAGAACCTTATGTCAACTGGTGCCAAACCTTCAAGTAGTTTGGAACTGGAAAATCAGGATGAAGATGTGACACTCCAGAGACAGAGACAAGAAGATTTGAGGTCAAACTCTTGACATGATATCTGATATTATATTAACTTCAGCATTCTTTGAATTGAACGCCGAGACCAAAAAACTTTGCAATGTATTTTTGTTATAGTTATTGTGGATTGTTGTATAATGTTAAACATGAATTTTGTAAACCACTTTTCCCAAGTGCTGGAATTAATAGTTGTACTTCACTTCCACATCGTTGTCTTTCATTTTTAGTCTCCCCGGGTCAATGGTGGAGATGAACGTATTATTTCGGAATTGTTTCTCTTACATGAATCGAAGTTTGTTCGAAGGCTCGAACAATTGTTACGATTACATTTGCAAATGTTTCTTGTAGGTTACAATCTGAGTGTGAGTGTGAGTGTGAGTGTGAGTGTGAGTGTGAGAGTGAGCGTGTGTTCAATTGATGATAATATATCCTCAGGACAAACTTATTGGACCAGTTGCATTCAGATATTCAGATAAAAAGGTAAAAAACATTACAAAAACTTCGACTAAAAATCAAACAAAGACAGACTTCACAAGGCCCACGTACGTTTGAAACATGTCCGAAAATACCAGTTTGAAATCCGAAAGAAATTAAGAAAGTTAAGTCAGATCTATTCAGGGACATATATACATAACACATTATTCAGAACAAAAACTAGTGCAGCGTCACATCTTGAGATGATTGTTTATTCACCCTCTGACCATTTTGTTGAAGACACAAGTGTCGACCCGCGCATCATCGGCTATTTTAAGGGATGAAACAGCCTGAGCAGTAAGATAGTCCACAGACAAACCAACAGTGCCCAATCGTTCCTCGCCAAACCATCTAGGGTAAAATTCTCCTACCAAAGGAGAAGATGGCACCATCAAGTTCGAATTTACTCCGTGATTTGACATGGCCCGATTGTTACAAGCATCAGAAACCAAACCAATATTTTCAAGGGAATATTTCGACAAATTTTGATAAGGAAGAAAAGACCGTCTTTCCCCAAAGAGGTTGCCACCATTTACTGAAAGATCCCACAAGTTCCGCCCCTCATCCTCAAGGATTGTGCTTTTTGAATCTTCCGAATCTTCACCAAGTAGGACATGTAGAGCAACCGCCTCAGCTATTGCAGCACCTTCTTCATCAAGCCTATCCTGCTCTTCTTTCTTCTTCTGCTTCTTTTTTTCAAGTTCCAAACGTATGGCAGCAGAAGTAGCCAAAGCCTTTTCCAAGCGCCTCTTTTTCTTCTCTGCCTGCTTAATCCGATCCAATTCGTCTTTCCCTTGTTTCTTCTTGGCTTTCTTAACACCAACTGCTACCTTAGGACACTCCATCATAACCAGTAGCACCGAACTCTGATACTACGATTTTCCTGTGCACTCAACTTATTATTCTAAGTTCCCTGATTGTTTCCCAGGACAAACATCCGTATAATGTACACATTATCTGGTCAACTATATGTGCTTCCTTTCTCTTTTGAAACTTGTTAATCAACACTTGAAAAactaaaaaattaaaacttggGAACTAAAAGGTACTAATATATGAGCTTCTATCTAAACCCACTCGGGTCTGAAGGAATACCGCATTTTACGCACACTACATTCCCAAAAAGAAGTAACAGGAGATAGAAGAAGTGAAAACTTGTAACCAATAATGGATCCGCCTATCTTCATTCTTCCCAATTTTCCACAACCCTTGCCAACTATGTGAAACGAGTGAAATAAAAGGATGACCGACCCTATAAAAGCTAACTTAAAATTTCATTCCTTTCTGTTTTGAGTTTAGAAACTCACATGGCTTTCCCTCCTGCAATAGATATGTATATCTCAGTACCGCAGTGTCTCATCTTACAAAAATCAAAGTTTcagtaaaataattcgaaaacatattgacacacaccaaataaaaaaaatggatcAAGTAAACGACTAAAAGGAACAACAAATAAACACATTGCAACGTAATATTAGTTGCACCTCCATCATTAATTAACAAGCTGCCATGACAAACGCaagaacccaaaaaaaaaagcaCAACAGAATTATCAAGATCACCAGGAAATCAAAGGATAGAAACAATCAAAGTAGCAAATCCTCTAAATAAAAtcttcaagaaaataaaaaaaaggaagTCTACGAATCAAAGCTATAACTAGAACGATTAGTCCCACTGTCAATTCTTGTGCATAATAAAATAACCCAATTTTAATAACCATATTCTGAAACAACAAAGAAACAGGAAGAAGTAAATAATTTCAATAGCATCAGTGTAATTTCAACGCAACATCAGTGTAATTTCAACGCAAAAACATATTACCCCTAAATCGCAGATCCCATTAAAAGAATTGAAACATTGCCTGCCATCATAAAACTGCACCTTACTTTAATCCAAGATCAATAATCCAAAATCCCTATAACACACACATGATCCACTTAACCACACTCCAAACTCCAAATTCTGGCAACCAAAATTCATTTTCATGCTTTAATCAACAACCGAATAAAAAAAACCCAGATCAAAATCCAACCAAAACAAATAGATCAATCCATGAACATCAAAAGCCCACAAATTTAAGAGTTGAATAACCAAACCTGTTGAAACTCAGTAAAGAAAAAGAGCAAACGACCCTTTTACAATAAATAGAAACCCGTGGAGTTGGATCTTGAATTTTAGAGCAGATTAGATCTATAAATCAATGGCTGTGTGCTTGAGACATGGGATGGGTAAAATAACTGATCGCATGAGATTGGCAGAGGGAAGAGACGGAGGTGAGTAGGAGAGGGAAGGGTAAAAGTGGAAATTCACGAGGGGTGGAGACATGTGTCCATCGAAAGGTTCGGTCATTCAATTTAGCCGGCCCCCACTGTTTGGATAATTCTATAGATTATTGTGAGAATGGAGGGCGGATCCACCGTCGGTCGATCTCGTCGGTTAATCAACGGTGCAGATCTCACATTTAGATAACCATCTAGATTatgtttgaaattttgaattttgatttcatttctcatttaaaatttagaataaaccaaaatcatataaaaaaaatctatttaattttttattttatttttaaaaaataatttttttattgcatATTACGTTAGAGATGAAGAATTTTTATATGAAATAGGATTTTACATTCAATAATTTTTCTGTCAAATATAACTTTTGTTATTTAGTAGATCTCTTGTTAGacgatttcacgaatctttatatgtgagacaggttaatcctaccgatattcacaattaaaaataatattttttcatggatgacccaaataaaatatttgtctcacaaaatatgatatgtgataccgtctcacacaaatttttacattTGTTATTTAAAGTTAATATTTGAGTTATTACTTTCTAACTCGACCTTTATAAAATGATGATAAAAACAGCAGGGTGATAGTATGGAAATTGAATTGGTATATCGTTATAtacataataattttaatttcaagttAACATTATAAATATAAGAAAAATTGACGCACGCGCACGCGTAACATTTTGATTGGAAATTATATATTGTATATATAAAATAGTATTTTTAGTATAGTTGATTTGATTATAACTACATGAAATAATTGTTGAATCTAGTaagtaaaatttattatgactTGTGGAGAAGACAACACAGTTATATATCTATCTttgaaaacttaaaaataatatttaaaaaaatagttatcgtattatttttaaaatttcaactaTTTAAGTATAATAAGAGATATTAGAAACATAAATATActgaaaataattgaaatatcaaAATTAGTATTCccacaatattttaaaatcagggtttaattattttttgtgtTGGTTTACGTTAAATTgtacttattattataaatacttATGAATAGTATTACTTGTTCTCTGAGACCGAGGGCTTGGCTCAATGGTCTCGCCgtatgtcgtattttgtgagatgtatctcttatttggatcatccatgaaaaagtattacttttatggtaatagtattactttttattgtgaatatcgagagggttgacccgtctcacaaataaagattagttggaccgtctcacaagaaacctactaaTTATAAATATGGTATTGTTGTCCTATATGTTTGTGTGTGACAAGGTAATGCAACTTTGGATAAAAGATGTATACGTTTTCTTGATATATTAGAGGTGGGGGAAAATAACAGagaaaataattatcaaatttgacCAAGAATACAAATTaagccatatatatatatagttttaatatgataaatatatatatatatatatattatgttagTATCGACGAGGTGACGCTCATCTATTGATTTTACaagtttttttatattttatcacATAAAATAAGTGACATTTACCTATTTTATgtgataaaatataaaaaacttGTAAAATCAATATATGAATGTCACCTCGTCGATACTAACATAAGCATGTATTGTTGGtatatatcatattaaaactatatatatatatatatatataaaaggcGTGGCATTCATGTGCGTTTCCTATTTTACTTTTCATTGATGATGCTGACTATGGTGATTGTCTTATTGctcataaaataatatataataaaattaaatttatattaaaattcaaTATGTATGTACTGTAAACACCAGAAAATACtagtgtgtgtatatatgttttgataatatttatattatattttttgttaagAACTTATCCTAAAGGATCTTACCAGACCCAATCGTTATCGGGTTGTGAGACTTCTTCAGTATTCCCTTTTCCTTGTGTTGGTCATGCGAGGATAAAGCCCAGATTTCTAAAACTGACTGGTTTGGATTTAAGGTTGAAGTACTagcttttcttttatttataattgTTAAACTTAATATTGCCcgaatttttaatattaaacgTTTGTTGTTTTATCTAATTTAGTTATATAAGTAGTAAAGTAACTTACAACTTTTAAATTTATACGGCTATCCAAACACtacattttaattatcatttttcacaaaattcatATGAGACGGTTTAACTAGTCAATTTAGTAAGACGTATCTCGATCTGACCTAACTTATGGAACTTTTTGTTTAGAAAATATGGACCGAGTCGATCTCCATGAAACCATCTTATAAGATATTTATTCATCATGTTATACGAACAGTACATTGTATAGCGCATAAAATTGTGCTCACAGATATTTAATAATCATCCTTCTAATAATTAGGATTTGGGTAAATTAAATGTGTGACATTTGCTCTTATATTATATTTTGGTGTAGAGTTTTGTTtatcgtttttttttaaatgtatgaTTCATTTATTTAACAGTATAAGCGTCGGACACACACGGTGTATGTAACATACATAATATA
This sequence is a window from Primulina tabacum isolate GXHZ01 chromosome 17, ASM2559414v2, whole genome shotgun sequence. Protein-coding genes within it:
- the LOC142531010 gene encoding uncharacterized protein LOC142531010; amino-acid sequence: MMECPKVAVGVKKAKKKQGKDELDRIKQAEKKKRRLEKALATSAAIRLELEKKKQKKKEEQDRLDEEGAAIAEAVALHVLLGEDSEDSKSTILEDEGRNLWDLSVNGGNLFGERRSFLPYQNLSKYSLENIGLVSDACNNRAMSNHGVNSNLMVPSSPLVGEFYPRWFGEERLGTVGLSVDYLTAQAVSSLKIADDARVDTCVFNKMVRG